One Microbacterium sp. No. 7 genomic window carries:
- a CDS encoding FAS1-like dehydratase domain-containing protein, with protein MSVNPELVGRSFAPTPAYLVGREKVREFARAVFATDPQHHDPEAARALGYADVVAPPTFAMVVQDLTLQQLLAEPDSGIALERTVHAEQRFRYTRPIVAGDELVAQLRVTGIRPFGKGAMVTSEAEIADTAGAHVVTATSVLLIGGEE; from the coding sequence GTGAGTGTCAATCCCGAACTCGTCGGCCGCTCGTTCGCGCCGACGCCCGCCTACCTCGTCGGCCGAGAGAAGGTGCGCGAGTTCGCGCGCGCCGTGTTCGCGACCGATCCGCAGCACCACGACCCCGAGGCGGCGCGCGCGCTCGGCTACGCCGACGTGGTCGCCCCGCCGACGTTCGCGATGGTGGTCCAGGACCTCACGCTGCAGCAGCTGCTCGCCGAGCCCGACTCCGGCATCGCGCTGGAGCGCACGGTGCACGCCGAGCAGCGCTTCCGCTACACGCGGCCGATCGTCGCGGGCGACGAGCTCGTCGCACAGCTGCGCGTCACCGGCATCCGTCCCTTCGGAAAGGGCGCCATGGTCACCAGCGAGGCCGAGATCGCCGACACCGCGGGGGCGCACGTCGTCACCGCGACGTCGGTGCTGCTGATCG